The Paenibacillus sp. G2S3 region ACCTACTAGCCCGAAGCTTTCACGATTGCCCTGCGGATTCTTTAATTTTTGCACATTAAAACCTAATCCATTATCCTTAATCACAATCTTAATTAACTGCGCTTGGTAAGTAATCTCTACCAATACGAAACTCGGGTAGGCATGTTTAGCTGCATTAGACAGAGCTTCCTGGACAAGTCGGTATACCGCTGCCTCCATAGCCGAAGATAGTCGATGTTCCTGACCTCTGGTTTCCAAGGTCGTCCTCAGCTTCGTCTTCTCCTCAAAATCATGCACATATTTCCGCAAAGTCGGAATTAATCCCAAATCATCGAGAGCCATCGGTCGTAAATTAAAGATGACCTTACGCATTTCTTCCAGGCTGTATCGAACCTGCCCTTTCAAATCTACTACTTCGTCCTGCACCAACCCAAATTCCTGCTTTACCAGCATTCTTTCTACAATTTCCGTCCTAAGGACTAGATTCGCCAGCATTTGAGCAGGACCATCATGAATTTCCCGGGCAATTCTCTTCCGTTCTTCTTCTTGAGCCAGGATTATTTTGAGTCCTATCATCTGTCTGTTCTTCGCAGATTCGACAATTCTCGTCACTTGACCTAGTTCTCCCGACAAATATTCGAGCACTACGCTCATTTGCGAACCAATTGACTCTGCACGCTCTACAGAATTTTCGACACTACGTACTCGCATTTGTAATTCATCACGTCTTGATCGAAGATAGACCTCTCTCTCACGCGTCATCATGAGTTCGAGCTGTAGCTCCGTAGCCTTCTCATAGGCAATACGGATATCCTTCTCCGAGTAGCGGACAAAGTCCCGGCTGACCTCTGTCAGCCGGATTCTGGAGCGGTGATACTGCAGCTCCAGCTTGTCTACTTTTTTCAATGTCTCATCCGTTTCGTCCATGACCCGCTGCAGTTCTTTGTTGAGTGCAGCAAGTTCATCACGCGCAACCTGCAATATTTCAAAAATCTGATACTTGCTGCTCTCCATCACGTCGATGGTATTTTTAATCACGCGATCAATCGCATCGGTTTGAAATTCCACGGATGCTTGCCCCTTTTCTATCGAATCATTTTAAAGGTTTTCCTTTATATTAACATATCACGATTCGATAGTTACGGTCTTCGTTTTCTGTTCCCATTTTACAGTTAATCCTAGCTGTTCAGAAACTAGTCTTAACGGTACTAAAGTCCTACCTTGCAAAATAATAGGTGCTACTTCAGCACTCTGACGTTTACCGTTCAGCAGATATTCTTTTTTATTTACGGTAAGATCCAGTGCCTTGGCTCCGCGTAATACCATGATCTTCTTATTCACCTGATCCCAAGTAGCGCTGCCTCCAAAAGCATCGAGTACATACCGAATTGGCACATAAGTACTGCCGTCTTTTACAATTGGAGCTACATCAATAGCTTTCTTATTTCCGTTTACAGTCATTGCCTTCGAGCCAATGCTCATGGAAGCCGTACCTTTCGGTAAGCCTGCATCACTAGAAAGCGATGGCATTGTAAACTTGATATTATCAACGGCAACTGTACCCGTCTTCGCACGTTCATCTTGGCCTTCCTCTACGTTGACTACATAGAGTCTCTTCAGCGTAGCTGGGAATTTGATGCCTGAGCCTGACAAATCAATGTTAATGTTCTTCCAGCCGTTCCAATCGATAATCTTAGCAAGATCCACATAAGCTGTAGCTCCACTGTTGTCTACAAATTCAGCACGCAACCAGTTCAAGCTCATATCGCCCATCACATCAACCGACATCGAAGTTGCAAGCGCTGGAACTGTTTTTCCGCTTGTACCATTAAGCTGAGCATAAGCATACATTTTTCCGCTTCCTGCCGTCATATCATAACTGAGTGACAGCACCTTGGAGCCTACTCTTTCAGCCGTTCCATCCACTATTGTCGCAGTACCTTGTACCGCTGGAACATTGGTAGTAAAGTCGATTGGATAGCTTACCTTCTCGAAATCTTCCCATGTTGTAGCTGCTGCAGTCGATAATACAACCACTGCACTAAATCCATCATAACGAGCAATAGCGTAACCTGTAGTAACCCCTGCATCCACAGCGTTTACAGTAAGCCTGCCATCTTTCACAGCTCCCTTAAAGCCTACAAACTCCCACTTCAGGGCTGAATCCGGAACATTAATAGTTGCTCCACTCTTCGTAGCTGCCGTAACAGGGACGGACACAGTCGTTCCGACTGTCAGCGGCGCTGTAGCTGTACCTACACTCATACTGGATAGATCTTCTCCACCCAGAACTGTAACGGTTGTAGAGGCGCTTGCCACGCCGCTTTTAGCAGTCAAAGTGACAGTACCTGGCTTCACTGCCGTTACTTCTCCTGCACTTACCGTTGCGCTTCCGCCGCTTGATACCCAAGTAGGATTACCTGCTGCTACATCAATAGGGTTATAGTAAGTGTCATAGCCTTTTAAAGAATACGTTGCCTTTTGTCCAACCAGCAGTGCGGAACTTCCGCTTATTTTAATTCCTTTCACTTGACCTTGAGGTGCGCTGGTGTAGACACCAAGCCCGTTAACGATGCTGCGTTGCTCTGTGCCATACTCTGTATTAAAAGTGAGTGTAGTCGAGGTTTCCCCAAGAGGACGGTCTACCATCGTTGTAGAGCCACCTCCATCGAGATTAAGACCTTTCCAGACTCCAATATTCGTCATAAATGATTGCAATTCGGTCAGAGACATCCCTGAACTATTGCCATTTTTCTCAGCAGCTATGATATATACATAACGTCCATCCTGAGAATATCCTAAAGCCGTACGTGCACGATAACCCCCAATACTACTAGTTGAACGCGAGAATGTTGCTGCTTTTCCGTTATTTACTAGAATCGTATGTCCACCGATCATCGTTTGCAGATTTGCAGGATCAAGCGATTGCTGTGTAGTCTTGGATTTCAGGGAATACACACTTGTTACAGGTTGTCCTACCGTCAAATGGGCAGTAACATATCGTGCGGCTAAGCCATGTGCCCGCAAAATATAAGCTCCCTTTGGAACCGCCATAGAAAGTGCAGCATTTTCTGAGATTTGAGTAACTACACCATTCTCAACAAGTACCTCTGTTGGAGTGGTAGAGCTATTTTTAGGACGGTCGAGTGCAGTCCATACATCTGTGTAGATATACATAGCATTAGCATGGCTATATGTAGAGCTTCCGCCTTCAGGACTATAAGCACCTTTATTGATACCGGAGATCTCAAACTGTGCGCCATCTGGTGCGGTTACCATCCCCTCGAAGCTGTACTCGTCAATAATAGGTTTGCGATCTTTTGTCACTGCAAAGGCATACATTCCATCCAATTGTGAAGGAGTAGACACCATGACTCCACCTGACACTTGACCACCGATCGGAGCACCCTCACCGCCTGTATTAAAATAATCGCCATTTACAGCAGCTACGGCTCCAGTTTCTTTAGCCATGCCACCAGTACTTTGCCGTGTAGTCAGGTTTCCACCTTTACCGGTCATCACATCTAAAGAAACATATGGATTGTTAAGATCTACTCGAATGACATCTGCAAGCCCAGAAGCACTCGCCCCAGAACGTGTAGTAGTATATTTATATTTCATCATAATGGCGCCCGAAGTAATCACTTCTTCTCCCAGCTTACTTACTTTAAAAGGAGCTGTGGCTGCAGCTGCGATTGGTGCAGACCCCTGACCAAACAGCATCATACCTTCACTGCCGATTACCGGCATAATCCATAACACACCAGCCAATGAAGCAGCAATCCACTTTTTAGTGGAAGATGATCTTATTCCCCGTACAACCTCGTTACTCTTCTTCTCCATGAAAACTTCATTCATTTCAACGTAACTCTCCCATCTCTTTTGTACTCTTTAAGTCCATATCAAAGTCTGGAAACTGGTTCCTATTTTTCTAGTACTCTTTTAATAGACTGAAAATAAGCCAAAAAGTTGCGAAATTGAGAGATTTCAAGCTTTATAGAGTCAAAACTGTCATCATTAGACGACAAAAAAAAGCCCGACATAATTGCCGGGCTTTACCAATTGTTTGGTTATTTAGAAGAGTTGTTTACAAGTAATCAGCCTGTTTCAGCATCCGTTGTAACATCACGGCAGCTTGAGCTCGGGTGGCATTGCCTTGGGGCCCAAATTCACTTACTGTCATACCTAAAATAATCCCTGATTGCACTGCCTTTGCGACGAACTCCGCGCTTTGATTCTGAATCTTTGCCTTATCCTTGAATTTCGCAAGTGTTGAGGCAGAAGTACCGCTTAGTGTAATAGGATGATTGGTATATTCCATCGCACGGATCATCATGATCGCCATCTGCTCGCGTGTTATATTATCATTCGGACGGAAGGTACCATCCGTATTCCCTGTAATAATTCCCGCCTTAGCCGCTGCACCAATGTAATCTCCAGTTTGTGTGGAAGGCTGCACATCCCGGAAGCGTTGTGCGGTCTCACGATCTCCTAGCAAACCTAGACCTCGACTGAGCATAATAGCAAACTCAGCACGGGTAATTTTTTTCTCCGGATTAAACGCACTACCGTAGCTGCTATCAATAATATTCTTTGCGTTAAGCTCAGCTACGATCGCATTACTCCAATGCTTACCCATATCCGTAAAAGCCCGGGTGGACAAGAAAGTCCCTAATATCTGATTGCCTGTGGTACGAGCACGAATAACTGTATAGTTGCCAACCGTACTGATTTTTGTAGGGAGATAAGCTGCATCGTAATAGGAAAGGTCTAATCTGGCCGCAGAAGTCTGCGCACTATTTAATGAAGAAGTAGTACGCACGGTGTATTCTCCTGGTACAGTGAGTGCCTTGGCATTCGAATAATTACCGCTAACGATCGCCGTCACCCTAACATCCATAAGACTAGTAATAGCTCGCATACCCATTGTTTGCAGCTTTTGCTCAAAAGGTGTAAATGTACCTGCTGGAACTTTATCCAAGCGGAACACGAGCGAAATATTTTTACTGTCCGAAATCAGGCTGCTCGCGAGCCCATTCATATCAATATCATCGA contains the following coding sequences:
- a CDS encoding sensor histidine kinase, with the translated sequence MEFQTDAIDRVIKNTIDVMESSKYQIFEILQVARDELAALNKELQRVMDETDETLKKVDKLELQYHRSRIRLTEVSRDFVRYSEKDIRIAYEKATELQLELMMTREREVYLRSRRDELQMRVRSVENSVERAESIGSQMSVVLEYLSGELGQVTRIVESAKNRQMIGLKIILAQEEERKRIAREIHDGPAQMLANLVLRTEIVERMLVKQEFGLVQDEVVDLKGQVRYSLEEMRKVIFNLRPMALDDLGLIPTLRKYVHDFEEKTKLRTTLETRGQEHRLSSAMEAAVYRLVQEALSNAAKHAYPSFVLVEITYQAQLIKIVIKDNGLGFNVQKLKNPQGNRESFGLVGMRERVELLEGRMEIISAENQGTTIVIHIPTNVEKGKE
- a CDS encoding stalk domain-containing protein; the protein is MNEVFMEKKSNEVVRGIRSSSTKKWIAASLAGVLWIMPVIGSEGMMLFGQGSAPIAAAATAPFKVSKLGEEVITSGAIMMKYKYTTTRSGASASGLADVIRVDLNNPYVSLDVMTGKGGNLTTRQSTGGMAKETGAVAAVNGDYFNTGGEGAPIGGQVSGGVMVSTPSQLDGMYAFAVTKDRKPIIDEYSFEGMVTAPDGAQFEISGINKGAYSPEGGSSTYSHANAMYIYTDVWTALDRPKNSSTTPTEVLVENGVVTQISENAALSMAVPKGAYILRAHGLAARYVTAHLTVGQPVTSVYSLKSKTTQQSLDPANLQTMIGGHTILVNNGKAATFSRSTSSIGGYRARTALGYSQDGRYVYIIAAEKNGNSSGMSLTELQSFMTNIGVWKGLNLDGGGSTTMVDRPLGETSTTLTFNTEYGTEQRSIVNGLGVYTSAPQGQVKGIKISGSSALLVGQKATYSLKGYDTYYNPIDVAAGNPTWVSSGGSATVSAGEVTAVKPGTVTLTAKSGVASASTTVTVLGGEDLSSMSVGTATAPLTVGTTVSVPVTAATKSGATINVPDSALKWEFVGFKGAVKDGRLTVNAVDAGVTTGYAIARYDGFSAVVVLSTAAATTWEDFEKVSYPIDFTTNVPAVQGTATIVDGTAERVGSKVLSLSYDMTAGSGKMYAYAQLNGTSGKTVPALATSMSVDVMGDMSLNWLRAEFVDNSGATAYVDLAKIIDWNGWKNINIDLSGSGIKFPATLKRLYVVNVEEGQDERAKTGTVAVDNIKFTMPSLSSDAGLPKGTASMSIGSKAMTVNGNKKAIDVAPIVKDGSTYVPIRYVLDAFGGSATWDQVNKKIMVLRGAKALDLTVNKKEYLLNGKRQSAEVAPIILQGRTLVPLRLVSEQLGLTVKWEQKTKTVTIES